A stretch of Desulfarculaceae bacterium DNA encodes these proteins:
- a CDS encoding 4Fe-4S binding protein, translating into MSNLDMTPGQRHTVMGNQAICRGALEAGVRVVAGYPGTPSSEIIENLARAADEYGLYVEWSVNEKVSLEVAAAGSLAGMRSLCAMKQNGVNVASDFLLHLAGSGVRAGMVLVHCDDPGALSSVNEGESRHFARMLELPQLEPGDFQEAKDMTKWAFELSEELGQVVMLRSVTRLSHASGGVVAGPLPQGEAKARFEHHGTLLDTNRGPVSSAPVSVKHARQQEKLARAVELFEQSPFNTYQGPEEPELLVITSSICQLYVKEALAMLDAAGRVGVLKLGTTWPLPPKLIQKNLQRCGRIMVVEEVIPFLEENLKILAAEMAAEVGPKEFLAKREGYIPSTGELNPDLVAEALARALDIQYQPRPAEYAALAQAAAPSTDSPRELAFCPGCPHRASFWSLKNALALDGRDGFICGDIGCYAMGARPSNYGILKTLHAMGSGTGLASGFGQLGRFGMDQPVMAVSGDSTFYHAVIPALINAVHQRSPMSLVVLDNSGTAMTGFQPHPGTQNNAMGQPVPPVDLEAVCRTLGAEVTVCDPFDLEATREAALKMLADQSKAKVLILRQLCALSPERKGKKLYDVQVDPDKCLGGQCGCNRFCTRAFGCPGLTWERETGRASIDEVICAGCGVCASVCPAGAITKTERG; encoded by the coding sequence ATGAGCAACTTGGATATGACCCCGGGCCAGCGCCACACGGTCATGGGCAACCAGGCCATCTGCCGGGGAGCCCTGGAGGCCGGAGTGCGGGTGGTGGCCGGCTATCCCGGCACGCCCTCCTCGGAGATTATCGAGAACCTGGCTCGGGCGGCCGATGAATACGGCCTCTACGTGGAATGGTCGGTCAACGAAAAGGTTTCGCTGGAGGTGGCGGCGGCCGGCTCCCTGGCCGGGATGCGCTCCCTGTGCGCCATGAAGCAGAACGGGGTCAACGTGGCCTCGGACTTCCTGCTCCACCTGGCCGGTTCGGGAGTGCGGGCGGGCATGGTCCTGGTTCACTGCGACGACCCCGGCGCCCTCTCCAGCGTCAACGAAGGCGAGTCGCGCCATTTCGCGCGCATGTTGGAGCTGCCTCAGCTGGAGCCCGGCGATTTCCAGGAAGCCAAGGACATGACCAAGTGGGCCTTCGAGCTCTCCGAGGAGCTCGGCCAGGTGGTCATGCTGCGCAGCGTCACCCGCCTGTCCCACGCCAGCGGCGGGGTGGTGGCCGGCCCCCTGCCTCAGGGCGAAGCCAAGGCCCGCTTCGAGCACCACGGCACCCTGCTGGACACCAACCGAGGCCCGGTCTCCTCGGCCCCGGTGAGCGTCAAGCACGCCCGCCAGCAGGAGAAGCTGGCCCGCGCGGTGGAGCTGTTCGAACAGTCGCCCTTCAACACCTATCAGGGTCCGGAAGAGCCCGAGCTTTTGGTGATCACCTCCAGCATCTGCCAGCTCTACGTAAAGGAGGCCCTGGCCATGCTGGACGCGGCCGGCCGGGTGGGCGTGCTCAAGCTGGGTACAACCTGGCCCCTGCCCCCCAAGCTCATCCAAAAGAACCTCCAGCGCTGTGGGCGCATCATGGTGGTGGAAGAGGTGATCCCCTTCCTGGAGGAGAACCTCAAGATACTGGCCGCCGAGATGGCCGCAGAGGTGGGGCCCAAAGAGTTCCTGGCCAAGCGCGAGGGCTACATCCCCTCCACCGGCGAACTGAACCCCGACCTGGTGGCCGAGGCCTTGGCCCGGGCCCTGGATATCCAATACCAGCCTAGGCCCGCCGAGTACGCGGCCCTGGCCCAGGCCGCCGCTCCGTCCACTGATTCCCCCCGCGAGCTGGCCTTCTGCCCCGGCTGCCCCCACCGCGCCTCTTTCTGGTCGCTCAAGAACGCCTTGGCCCTGGACGGCCGCGACGGCTTCATCTGCGGCGACATCGGCTGCTATGCCATGGGCGCGCGGCCTTCCAACTACGGCATCCTCAAGACCCTGCACGCCATGGGGTCGGGAACCGGCCTGGCCTCTGGCTTCGGCCAGCTGGGCCGCTTCGGCATGGACCAGCCGGTGATGGCGGTGTCGGGCGACAGCACCTTCTATCACGCGGTCATCCCGGCTCTGATCAACGCGGTGCACCAGCGCTCGCCAATGAGCCTGGTGGTGCTGGACAACAGCGGCACGGCCATGACCGGCTTCCAGCCTCATCCCGGCACCCAGAACAATGCCATGGGCCAGCCCGTGCCGCCGGTGGACCTGGAGGCCGTCTGCCGCACCTTGGGGGCCGAGGTCACGGTGTGCGATCCCTTCGACCTGGAGGCCACCCGCGAGGCGGCGCTCAAAATGCTGGCCGATCAGAGCAAGGCCAAGGTGCTCATCCTGCGCCAGCTCTGCGCGCTCAGCCCGGAGCGCAAGGGCAAGAAGCTCTACGACGTGCAGGTCGACCCGGACAAGTGCCTGGGCGGCCAATGCGGGTGCAACCGCTTCTGCACCCGGGCCTTCGGTTGCCCGGGGCTCACCTGGGAGCGCGAGACCGGACGCGCCAGCATCGACGAGGTGATCTGCGCCGGATGCGGGGTTTGCGCCTCGGTGTGCCCGGCCGGAGCCATTACCAAGACGGAGAGGGGTTAA
- a CDS encoding indolepyruvate oxidoreductase subunit beta, giving the protein MAVELKHDPYNLIITGVGGQGNVLASRMLGSVLTSQGLWVTIGETFGASQRGGSVMSHLRLSQQGSWSPQIPSGQAHMVLALEPLEALRVLLKYGNPGSQAIVNDRPVLPYAAITGKAPYPDTGEMREQLAKLTARAWTIPATKTALELGAPIYANIIMLGALASLGELPMNRDDFERELTRSLGPAKVPRNLEAFDLGASMVAA; this is encoded by the coding sequence ATGGCGGTTGAACTGAAACACGACCCCTACAACCTGATCATTACCGGGGTGGGCGGCCAAGGCAACGTGCTGGCCTCGCGTATGCTGGGCAGCGTGCTCACCAGCCAGGGCCTTTGGGTCACCATCGGCGAGACCTTCGGCGCTTCCCAGCGGGGCGGCTCGGTGATGAGCCATTTGCGCTTGTCCCAACAAGGCTCCTGGTCACCCCAGATACCCTCAGGCCAGGCGCACATGGTGCTGGCCTTGGAGCCCCTGGAGGCGCTCAGGGTGTTGCTTAAATACGGCAACCCCGGGAGCCAGGCCATTGTAAACGACCGGCCGGTCCTGCCCTACGCGGCCATCACCGGCAAGGCGCCCTACCCCGACACCGGCGAGATGCGCGAGCAGCTGGCCAAGCTCACCGCCAGGGCCTGGACCATCCCGGCCACCAAGACCGCTCTGGAGCTGGGCGCGCCCATCTACGCCAACATCATCATGCTGGGCGCCCTGGCCTCCCTGGGCGAGCTGCCCATGAACCGCGACGACTTCGAGCGCGAGCTCACGCGCAGCCTGGGCCCGGCCAAGGTGCCCCGCAACCTGGAGGCCTTTGACCTGGGCGCGTCCATGGTGGCGGCTTGA
- a CDS encoding DUF2088 domain-containing protein: MKLSLPQRLWYGNGSLDIELPDHWDTRVCPMRGADEPPLSEEQIADALARPVGSPPLAELAQGKRSAVIIFDDMTRPTRVEQFAPLIIEDMLAAGIPEENISFVCALGCHGALSFNELRKKLGPKLVERFRVFNHNCYENCLELGRTSRGTPVSINRAVMEAELKVALSCVTAHPYAGYSGGGKILMPGVAHIDTIAHHHNQVMAMAPESIGLGKFAGNLMRADLDEAAAMVGLDFSVNVLVNQRGQAAAVVAGDMLASHAKAVELAAPWYATRPKPVDQDLIIANAFVKANEMPIAVALGRAALKPAGGTVVVIADAPEGQVVHYLLGRFGPSHGGRKYPVRPLGPELELIIMAPHLDRTFGDWFANPEVITFTRDWPSTLALLEARHGAGSRVAVLPDATMQYFSSQF; encoded by the coding sequence ATGAAGCTCTCCCTCCCCCAGCGCCTGTGGTACGGCAACGGCTCGCTGGATATCGAGCTGCCCGATCACTGGGACACCCGGGTCTGCCCCATGCGCGGGGCCGACGAGCCACCGCTGAGCGAGGAGCAGATCGCCGATGCCCTGGCCCGGCCGGTGGGCTCGCCGCCCCTGGCCGAGCTGGCCCAGGGCAAGCGCTCGGCGGTGATCATCTTCGACGATATGACCCGCCCCACCCGGGTGGAGCAGTTCGCGCCGCTGATCATCGAGGACATGCTGGCCGCTGGAATACCCGAGGAGAACATCAGCTTCGTCTGTGCCCTGGGTTGCCACGGCGCGCTGAGCTTCAACGAGCTGCGCAAGAAGCTGGGGCCAAAGCTGGTGGAGCGCTTCCGGGTGTTCAACCACAACTGCTATGAGAACTGTCTGGAGCTGGGCCGCACCAGCCGGGGCACTCCGGTGTCCATCAACCGGGCGGTGATGGAGGCCGAGCTCAAGGTGGCCCTGAGCTGCGTGACCGCCCATCCCTATGCCGGCTACTCCGGCGGCGGCAAGATACTCATGCCCGGAGTGGCCCACATCGACACCATCGCCCATCACCACAACCAGGTGATGGCCATGGCGCCGGAAAGCATCGGCCTGGGCAAGTTCGCGGGCAACCTGATGCGCGCCGATCTGGACGAGGCCGCCGCCATGGTGGGCCTGGATTTCTCGGTGAACGTGCTGGTGAACCAGCGGGGCCAAGCCGCCGCGGTGGTGGCCGGAGACATGCTGGCCTCCCACGCCAAGGCGGTGGAGCTGGCCGCCCCCTGGTACGCCACCAGGCCCAAGCCCGTTGACCAGGACCTGATCATCGCCAACGCTTTTGTAAAGGCCAACGAGATGCCCATCGCCGTGGCCCTGGGCCGGGCCGCGCTCAAGCCGGCAGGCGGTACGGTGGTGGTCATCGCCGATGCGCCCGAGGGCCAGGTGGTGCACTATCTCCTGGGCCGCTTCGGGCCCAGCCACGGCGGCCGCAAGTATCCGGTGCGCCCCCTGGGGCCGGAGCTGGAGCTGATAATCATGGCTCCCCATCTGGACCGCACCTTTGGCGATTGGTTCGCCAACCCCGAGGTCATCACCTTCACCCGCGACTGGCCCTCCACCCTGGCTCTCCTGGAGGCCAGGCACGGAGCGGGTTCCCGGGTGGCGGTGCTGCCCGACGCCACCATGCAATACTTCTCTTCCCAGTTCTGA
- a CDS encoding enoyl-CoA hydratase/isomerase family protein, with protein MSDLVLCEINDNIATVSLNNPPVNPLTMPVREALRDVFLELEAASDDIRAVVLTGGGDKAFAAGADVKAFLGLTPETARPRLEKTHGIFSLVENFRWPVIAAIHGFCLGGGLELALCCDIRYASEDAVLGFPEVNLSIFPGNGGMARGLYYLGLGRFKELVYTGRRINAAEAYEYGLVEKVVPQGEVLGAAQELAKSIAKRGPLGVAAAKKVINRNRDLVLAESLQVETEAWASLTNSEDMQEGAKAFVEKRKPRYRCR; from the coding sequence ATGAGCGACCTGGTTCTTTGCGAAATCAATGACAACATCGCCACGGTGAGCCTGAACAATCCCCCGGTGAACCCCCTGACCATGCCGGTGCGCGAGGCCCTGCGCGACGTGTTCCTGGAGCTGGAGGCAGCCAGCGACGACATCCGGGCGGTGGTGCTCACCGGCGGGGGCGACAAGGCCTTCGCCGCCGGGGCCGACGTAAAGGCCTTCCTGGGGCTCACCCCGGAAACCGCCCGCCCCCGTCTGGAGAAGACCCACGGCATCTTTTCCCTGGTGGAGAACTTCCGCTGGCCGGTCATCGCGGCCATCCACGGCTTCTGCCTGGGGGGCGGCCTGGAGCTGGCTCTTTGCTGCGACATCCGCTATGCTTCCGAGGATGCCGTCCTGGGGTTCCCCGAAGTAAACCTGTCCATCTTCCCGGGCAACGGCGGCATGGCTCGCGGCCTGTATTATCTGGGGCTGGGGCGCTTCAAGGAACTTGTCTACACCGGGCGGCGCATCAACGCGGCCGAGGCCTATGAATACGGCCTGGTGGAGAAGGTGGTGCCCCAGGGCGAGGTGTTGGGCGCGGCCCAGGAGCTGGCCAAAAGCATCGCCAAGCGGGGTCCCCTGGGCGTGGCTGCGGCCAAGAAAGTCATCAACCGCAACCGGGACTTGGTCCTGGCCGAGTCGTTGCAAGTGGAGACCGAGGCTTGGGCATCCCTGACCAACAGCGAGGACATGCAGGAGGGGGCCAAGGCCTTCGTGGAAAAGCGCAAGCCGCGATACCGCTGCCGGTGA
- a CDS encoding MFS transporter, whose translation MAGPSARRPLFYGWFVVAMAFLANFASAASQFYAFNAFMLPLCEARGWTRADINLAPIIGYGCGLAGQYLFGTVIHRVGPRRFITAGALVSATAFTCLGQVDTLGMFYLAYTMVIIGNAAMANLVANTAVSNWFVRYRGRALGMATSGLTLSGVIIPFAAHHLLHAYGLGHAFLFIGIGIGCLSPLAWLVVRDSPESKGLWPDGRPPERGDGAALPSAMAVCSVPVKGLIQTGRFWRVGLAYGLASAGVFAVVFQLGPRFQDLGYTGNTAMLLVTCAAIAGTCGKFTWGFMCDRFEPSRLAAIMFCVVGLGQVMGLIASGPITVGLFIVIFGFGMGGVMSTFPIMTAWCFGRSGFASVFRVLALFLSLQAVGYVAMGQSFRLTGSYDAAYLVFIFVDLAAAAMVFGVKPLEDAV comes from the coding sequence TTGGCCGGGCCGTCCGCGCGGCGGCCCTTATTCTACGGCTGGTTTGTGGTGGCGATGGCCTTCCTGGCCAACTTCGCCTCCGCGGCCAGCCAGTTCTATGCCTTCAACGCCTTCATGCTGCCCCTGTGCGAGGCGCGGGGCTGGACCAGGGCCGACATCAACCTGGCCCCCATCATCGGCTATGGCTGCGGCCTGGCCGGGCAATACCTTTTTGGCACCGTGATCCACAGGGTGGGCCCCCGCCGCTTCATTACCGCGGGTGCCCTGGTTTCGGCCACCGCCTTCACCTGCCTGGGCCAAGTAGACACCCTGGGCATGTTCTATCTGGCCTACACCATGGTCATCATAGGCAACGCGGCCATGGCCAACCTGGTGGCCAACACGGCGGTGTCCAACTGGTTCGTGCGCTACCGGGGCCGTGCCCTGGGCATGGCCACCAGCGGCCTCACCCTATCCGGGGTGATCATCCCCTTCGCGGCCCACCATCTGCTGCACGCCTACGGCCTGGGCCACGCCTTCCTCTTCATCGGCATCGGCATCGGCTGCCTGTCGCCCCTGGCCTGGCTGGTGGTGCGCGATTCCCCGGAATCCAAGGGCCTCTGGCCCGACGGCCGCCCGCCGGAGCGCGGCGATGGGGCCGCCCTACCCTCGGCCATGGCCGTGTGCTCCGTGCCGGTGAAGGGCCTGATACAGACCGGCCGCTTCTGGCGGGTGGGCCTGGCCTACGGCCTGGCCAGCGCCGGGGTCTTCGCGGTGGTTTTCCAGCTCGGCCCCCGCTTCCAGGACCTAGGCTACACCGGCAACACGGCCATGCTTCTGGTCACCTGCGCGGCCATTGCCGGCACCTGCGGCAAGTTCACCTGGGGCTTCATGTGCGACCGCTTCGAACCCAGCCGCCTGGCGGCCATCATGTTCTGCGTGGTGGGCCTCGGCCAGGTCATGGGGCTCATCGCCAGCGGCCCCATAACCGTGGGCCTGTTCATCGTCATCTTCGGCTTCGGCATGGGCGGGGTGATGTCTACCTTCCCCATCATGACCGCCTGGTGCTTCGGCCGCAGCGGCTTCGCCTCGGTGTTTCGGGTGCTGGCCCTGTTCCTCTCCCTGCAAGCCGTGGGCTACGTGGCCATGGGCCAGTCCTTCCGGCTCACCGGGTCCTACGACGCGGCCTACCTGGTGTTCATCTTCGTCGACCTTGCCGCCGCGGCCATGGTCTTCGGGGTGAAGCCGCTGGAAGACGCGGTCTAG
- the trpA gene encoding tryptophan synthase subunit alpha, translating into MSKDLREQFANAAEAGRAAFVPYVTGGFPDHGTCGELIMALDGLGSEVIEVGIPFSDPLADGPTIQQASQAALEAGATPSNVLEAVGAIAGKVDAALVAMTYVNPVLALGYVGFAQRAAEAGISGVIIPDLTPEEADDWLEACDKYGLAPVFMAAPGTPPARLERILEAGKGFLYYVSMDGVTGSDLELGTERLAAMQRVRATSSLPVAVGFGVATPAQAAALAPVADGVVVGSALVRRVQEAEGPAEAVGSLSELAAQLRGALVR; encoded by the coding sequence ATGAGCAAGGACCTGCGCGAACAGTTCGCCAACGCGGCCGAGGCCGGACGGGCCGCTTTCGTGCCCTACGTGACCGGAGGCTTCCCGGACCACGGCACCTGCGGGGAGCTGATCATGGCCCTGGACGGCCTGGGCTCCGAGGTTATCGAGGTGGGCATCCCCTTCTCCGATCCCTTGGCCGACGGCCCCACCATTCAGCAGGCCAGCCAAGCCGCCCTGGAGGCCGGGGCCACGCCAAGCAACGTGCTGGAGGCGGTGGGCGCCATCGCGGGCAAGGTGGATGCCGCCCTGGTGGCCATGACCTACGTGAACCCGGTGCTGGCACTGGGCTATGTGGGGTTCGCCCAGCGGGCCGCCGAGGCGGGCATCAGCGGGGTGATTATCCCGGACCTGACACCAGAGGAGGCGGACGACTGGCTGGAGGCTTGCGATAAATACGGCCTGGCCCCGGTGTTCATGGCCGCGCCCGGCACCCCGCCCGCGCGCCTGGAGCGCATCCTGGAGGCGGGCAAGGGCTTCCTCTACTACGTGTCCATGGACGGGGTGACCGGCTCGGACCTGGAGCTGGGAACCGAGCGCCTGGCCGCCATGCAGCGAGTGCGGGCCACCTCCTCGCTGCCCGTGGCGGTGGGTTTCGGCGTGGCCACTCCGGCCCAGGCCGCGGCCCTGGCCCCGGTGGCCGACGGCGTGGTGGTGGGCAGCGCCCTGGTGCGGCGGGTGCAGGAGGCCGAGGGCCCGGCCGAGGCGGTGGGCTCGCTCAGTGAGCTGGCCGCTCAGCTGCGCGGGGCCCTGGTGCGCTAG
- the trpB gene encoding tryptophan synthase subunit beta — MSSSQASSLGPLPDERGHFGPYGGRYVPENLMPALEELHAAYLAAQQDPSFHAELEDLLANYAGRPTPLYEAKNLSRELGGGRIFLKREDLTHTGAHKINNALGQVLLAKRMGKKRIIAETGAGQHGVATATVAALMGLECMVYMGTLDMERQALNVTRMRMLGATVEPVTSGSRSLKDATTQAIRDWVTNVKDTHYIIGSVVGPHPYPLLVRTFQSVIGKEARAQLLEREGKLPKAAVACVGAGSNAIGLFHPLLDDPIDLIGVEAAGYGLDSGEHSASLSAGKPGVLHGAYLYLLQDPHGQIIEAYSMAAGLDYPGVGPEHSHLKDIKRVTYATVDDTQAVQAFMDLARLEGIIPALESSHALAHLRELAPRYAKDDIILVCLSGRGDKDVSQVAAYLEKQK; from the coding sequence ATGAGCTCATCGCAAGCTTCCTCGCTCGGGCCGCTGCCTGACGAGCGGGGCCACTTCGGGCCCTACGGCGGGCGCTATGTGCCCGAAAACCTCATGCCAGCCCTGGAGGAGCTGCACGCCGCCTACCTGGCCGCCCAGCAGGATCCATCCTTCCACGCGGAGCTGGAGGATCTCTTGGCCAACTACGCCGGGCGGCCCACCCCGCTCTACGAGGCCAAGAACCTGAGCCGCGAGCTGGGGGGAGGGCGCATCTTCCTGAAGCGCGAGGACCTGACCCACACCGGGGCCCACAAGATTAACAACGCCCTGGGCCAGGTGCTCTTGGCCAAGCGCATGGGCAAAAAGCGCATAATCGCCGAGACCGGGGCCGGGCAGCACGGGGTGGCCACGGCCACGGTGGCCGCGCTCATGGGCCTGGAGTGCATGGTCTACATGGGCACCCTGGACATGGAGCGCCAGGCGCTCAACGTGACCCGCATGCGCATGCTGGGGGCCACGGTGGAGCCGGTGACCAGCGGGAGCCGCTCGTTGAAGGACGCCACCACGCAGGCCATCCGCGACTGGGTGACCAACGTGAAGGACACCCACTACATCATCGGCTCGGTGGTGGGGCCGCATCCCTATCCTCTGCTGGTGCGCACCTTCCAGTCGGTGATCGGCAAGGAGGCTCGGGCCCAGCTGCTGGAGCGCGAGGGCAAGCTGCCCAAGGCGGCGGTGGCCTGCGTGGGCGCGGGCTCCAACGCCATCGGCCTGTTCCATCCCCTCCTGGACGACCCCATCGACCTCATCGGCGTGGAAGCGGCGGGCTATGGCCTGGACAGCGGTGAGCACTCGGCCAGCCTGAGCGCGGGCAAGCCCGGCGTGCTGCACGGGGCTTACCTGTACTTGCTGCAAGACCCCCACGGCCAGATCATCGAGGCCTATTCCATGGCCGCGGGCCTGGACTACCCCGGGGTGGGGCCGGAGCACAGCCATCTCAAGGATATCAAGCGGGTGACCTACGCCACGGTGGACGACACCCAAGCGGTGCAGGCCTTCATGGACCTGGCGCGGCTGGAGGGCATCATCCCCGCCCTGGAGAGCTCCCACGCCCTGGCTCACCTGAGGGAGCTGGCCCCGCGCTACGCCAAGGACGACATTATTCTGGTGTGCCTATCCGGCCGGGGCGACAAGGATGTGTCCCAGGTGGCCGCCTATCTGGAGAAACAGAAATGA
- a CDS encoding phosphoribosylanthranilate isomerase, with amino-acid sequence MTRVKVCGITNLPDALAACAAGASALGFVLAHSSRQVAPDQARAIIAALPPLVATVGVFVDAPPREVAELRAYCGLDWVQLHGEESEAEAASLGPRVIKALKVGPGREPDPVAYPGCHLLLDTHDPSQAGGTGQAFDWSLAKPVAARRPIILAGGLNPDNVASAIAQVQPFAVDVSSGVEIEKGKKDHELIASFLARAAA; translated from the coding sequence ATGACCCGAGTGAAGGTCTGCGGCATCACCAACCTGCCCGACGCCTTGGCGGCCTGCGCGGCGGGGGCCTCGGCCTTGGGCTTCGTCTTGGCCCACAGCTCCCGGCAGGTGGCCCCGGACCAGGCCCGCGCCATCATCGCCGCCCTGCCGCCCCTGGTGGCCACGGTGGGGGTGTTCGTGGACGCCCCGCCCCGGGAGGTGGCCGAGCTGCGCGCCTATTGCGGCCTGGACTGGGTGCAGCTCCACGGCGAGGAAAGCGAGGCCGAGGCCGCCTCCCTGGGGCCCCGCGTGATCAAGGCCCTCAAGGTAGGGCCGGGCCGCGAGCCCGATCCCGTGGCCTATCCCGGCTGCCATCTGCTTCTGGACACCCACGACCCGTCCCAGGCCGGAGGCACGGGCCAGGCCTTTGACTGGTCCCTGGCCAAGCCCGTGGCCGCCCGGCGGCCCATCATCCTGGCCGGGGGCCTGAACCCGGACAACGTGGCCTCGGCCATCGCCCAAGTGCAACCCTTCGCCGTGGACGTTTCCAGCGGCGTGGAAATCGAGAAAGGCAAGAAGGACCATGAGCTCATCGCAAGCTTCCTCGCTCGGGCCGCTGCCTGA
- the trpC gene encoding indole-3-glycerol phosphate synthase TrpC — protein sequence MPERGKSDLGVLARILGNKRQEVAALKATTSPQELKAAALDAPPPRGFLAALRACAQVPVIAEIKRRSPSRGELDPGGDVESRARDYAQGGASALSVLTDALFFGGCLEDLSDARAAVPLPVLRKDFIIDPAQILRARAAGADAVLLIAAALEPAQLAELYGLARELGLDVLLEVHAEAELEPVLALEPRLVGINNRNLKTLAVRLETSLELRRLIPPEVTVVAESGISAPAQVRLLREGGLDAFLVGTSLMQAPDPSKTLRALVEA from the coding sequence ATGCCTGAGCGGGGCAAGAGCGACCTGGGTGTGCTGGCCCGCATCCTGGGCAACAAGCGCCAGGAGGTGGCCGCGCTCAAGGCCACGACCTCGCCCCAGGAGCTCAAGGCCGCGGCTCTGGACGCCCCGCCGCCCCGAGGCTTCCTGGCCGCCTTGCGCGCCTGCGCCCAGGTGCCGGTGATCGCGGAGATCAAGCGGCGCTCCCCCTCGCGGGGCGAGCTGGACCCGGGCGGCGACGTGGAGAGCCGGGCCCGGGACTACGCCCAGGGCGGGGCTTCGGCCCTGTCGGTGCTCACCGATGCGCTCTTTTTCGGCGGCTGCCTGGAGGATCTGAGCGACGCCCGCGCAGCGGTGCCCCTGCCGGTGCTGCGCAAGGACTTCATCATCGACCCGGCCCAAATCCTCCGGGCCCGCGCGGCCGGGGCGGACGCGGTGCTCCTTATCGCCGCCGCGCTGGAGCCCGCCCAGCTGGCCGAGCTCTACGGCCTGGCCCGCGAGCTGGGCCTGGACGTGCTTCTGGAGGTGCACGCCGAGGCCGAGCTGGAGCCGGTCTTGGCCCTGGAGCCGCGCCTGGTTGGCATCAACAACCGCAACCTCAAGACCCTGGCCGTGCGCCTGGAGACCAGCCTGGAGCTTCGGCGGCTCATCCCGCCCGAGGTGACGGTGGTGGCCGAGAGCGGCATCAGCGCGCCAGCCCAGGTCCGCCTGCTGCGCGAAGGCGGGCTCGACGCATTTTTGGTGGGCACCAGCCTGATGCAGGCCCCGGACCCGTCCAAAACGCTGCGAGCCCTGGTGGAGGCCTAG
- the trpD gene encoding anthranilate phosphoribosyltransferase, producing the protein MIQEAIALAVSGQDLSEEQMIAAMEQIMEGQATPAQIGAFLVALRMKGECLAEIAGAARVMRDKATPVACRALAEGEVLVDTVGTGGDGAGTFNVSTTTAFVVAGAGLKVAKHGNRAISSSCGAADLLESLGVPLDLTPEQIAACIDEVGVGFLFAPALHGAMKHAIGPRREVGLRTVFNLLGPLTNPAGANVLVVGVYDQALAEPLAHVLGRLGVNNAYVVHGDGMDEITVTGATFMARLKEGAVETMEITPEQFGLGRASNQDVAGGTVDQCRAHTLAVLKGEPGPKRDMVLMNAAAALVAAGRAPDLEQGVTLAAEIIDSGAALAKLEALVAFAQGQQKQAVNA; encoded by the coding sequence ATGATTCAGGAAGCCATCGCCCTGGCGGTAAGCGGGCAAGACCTGAGCGAAGAGCAGATGATCGCGGCCATGGAGCAGATCATGGAGGGCCAGGCCACCCCGGCTCAGATCGGGGCCTTTTTGGTGGCGCTGCGCATGAAGGGCGAATGCCTGGCCGAGATCGCGGGGGCGGCCCGGGTGATGCGCGACAAGGCCACGCCCGTGGCCTGTCGGGCCCTGGCCGAGGGCGAGGTGCTGGTGGACACCGTGGGCACCGGCGGCGACGGGGCCGGCACTTTCAACGTCTCCACCACCACCGCCTTTGTGGTGGCCGGGGCGGGGCTCAAGGTGGCCAAGCACGGTAACCGGGCCATCAGCAGCTCCTGCGGCGCGGCCGACTTGCTGGAGTCCCTGGGCGTGCCCCTGGACCTCACCCCCGAGCAGATTGCCGCCTGCATCGACGAAGTGGGGGTGGGCTTCTTGTTCGCGCCCGCCCTGCATGGGGCCATGAAGCACGCCATCGGCCCCCGCCGCGAGGTGGGGCTGCGCACCGTGTTCAACCTGCTGGGCCCGCTGACCAACCCGGCCGGGGCCAACGTATTGGTGGTGGGGGTCTACGACCAGGCCCTGGCGGAGCCCCTGGCCCATGTGCTGGGCCGCCTGGGGGTGAATAACGCCTACGTGGTGCACGGCGACGGCATGGATGAGATTACGGTGACCGGCGCGACCTTCATGGCCCGGCTCAAGGAAGGCGCGGTGGAGACCATGGAGATCACGCCAGAGCAGTTCGGCCTGGGGAGGGCGTCCAACCAGGACGTGGCCGGGGGCACGGTGGACCAGTGCCGGGCGCACACCCTGGCCGTGCTGAAGGGCGAGCCCGGTCCCAAGCGGGACATGGTGCTCATGAACGCGGCCGCCGCCTTGGTGGCCGCCGGGCGGGCCCCGGACCTGGAGCAGGGCGTGACCCTGGCCGCCGAAATCATCGACTCGGGCGCGGCCCTGGCCAAGCTGGAGGCGCTGGTGGCATTCGCCCAGGGCCAGCAAAAGCAGGCGGTCAATGCCTGA